TTGCTGCTATGGACATTACACCAGAGCGAGCCAAGCAAGTGGACTTTAGTGATATTTATTATGAAAACTCCGCGGTGTTTGTCGCACCGGAAAATAAGTTTGAGCAATTAGACGAGCTACAACAAGAAACGGTTGGCGTACAAAACGGCACCTCTCACCAAAAATATATTCAAGATAAATTAGAAGCCAAAGGCATGACAGCGCGCCCTTACCAAAGCGTACAAGATGCCTTACTCGATATGAGTAATGGTCGTATTAATGCAGTATTTGCGGATACGGCGGTGGTGGGTGATTGGCTGGCGAGCAATTCGGGATATGCGGTATTAGGAGAGCGCATTACCGATGATGGGTACTTCGGTACTGGCTTTGGTATCGCCGTCACTAAAGGCAATCAGGTGTTGTTAGAGCAAATTAACCAAGGGCTAAGCAAGCTTAAAGAGAACGGTACTTACGATAATCTCTATCAACAGTACTTCCCTAAGTAAGATGCTGTCTCACTTAATGAATGCCAGCCTAATGACCTTAGGGCTGGCATTAACCTCTTTGGTGCTCGGGCTGATACTGGCAATTATGCTGTGTGGCGCCGAGATGAGCCGGTTTACCCTGCTGCGCTGGCCGGCCACACTGCTGGCTACTGTATTGCGCGGCTTACCGGAAATCTTAGTGGTATTTTTTATCTACTTTGGCTCCACTCAAGTACTTTTCTTAATCACCGACCAATATATAGAGTTCAGCCCTTTTTGGTGCGGGGTGACGGCCTTGTCGCTGTTATTTGCCGCCTATGGTGCCCAAACGCTACGCGGAGCCTTGAATGCGGTGCATCAAGGGCAGCGCCAAGCCGCCCAGGCACTGGGTCTACCGCCTTTATATACCTTTATTAATATTACTTTGCCGCAAACTTGGCGCCATGCGTTGCCGGGTTTAGGAAATCAGTGGTTGGTGCTGCTTAAAGACACAGCACTGGTGTCTTTAATCGGGGTACACGATCTGATGTTTCAAGCCAAAGCAGTGGCTTCTCGCACGTATGAGCCCTTTACTTGGTATGGCATCGCGGCCTTGATTTATTTAGCAATCACCTTAGTTAGCCAACAAGGCCTGCAAAGACTACGAAGACAGGTAACGCGTTATGACTGATTGGGTTAGCTCATGGATAAATAGCGGGCCTAACTGGTTAAGTTATATTCCAGCTTTATTAGAAGGCGTCAATATTACGCTGCAAATCACCGCAGCAGGCTTAGCCTTAGGTTTATGCATCGCCCTCAGTTTAACCTGGATACTAGAGCGTAAAGTGCCAGTGCTTGCTCAGCTCACTGAGGGCTATATTTTATTAATTACCGGCACGCCGTTATTGGTACAAATTTTTTTAATTTATTATGGCCCCGCTCAATTTACTTGGATAAAAGAGAGCTGGGCGTGGCACTACCTTAAAGAGCCCATGTTTTGTGCCATCCTCGCCTTGGGCATGAATGCTGGCGCTTATACTTGTCGACTTTTTAAAGGTGCGCTGGATGCCGTGCCTAAAGGGGAAACGCTGGCGTGCCAAGCGCTGGGTATGTCGCACTGGCAAATGCTCAGTGTTAAGTTACGCCATGCGATGCGCCGGGTGATCCCCGCTTATTCTAATGAAGTGGTATTAGTGCTTAAAGGCAGCTCCTTGGCTAGTACTATCTCTATTATGGAGATTATGGGCTTAGCGCAACGTATTAATGGTCAAACTTACGATACCTTAGCGGTCTTTGGTTTAGCGGGAGCTATTTATTTAATTCTTAATGGTTTGCTAACTTGGCTCTTTCATCGTTTAGAAAAGCGAGCACTGCAATTTCAACGCGCTCATTAACCGCCAACTTGCCGTTAACCGCTTAGCTGCTCACAAACAATAGCTTCACATCCTCTTAACTATTGTGTTTTTATAGGTCATTAGCTATGTTGCTAATGACCTAGGAAACGTCTTAGAACTCAAATAATAACGGAGATCAGCTATGAAAGTTGCCGTACTTGGAGCCGCCGGTGGTATCGGCCAAGCTCTGGCCCTGCTGCTAAAAACGAAATTGCCTGCCG
This genomic window from Oceanisphaera avium contains:
- a CDS encoding transporter substrate-binding domain-containing protein, with the translated sequence MKKTVLAVALCATSLGAAQAEEVKFVTNAAYAPFEFVDENNEMQGFDIDLAKAICEVQELNCSFHNQAFDSLIPSLKFRRYNAAIAAMDITPERAKQVDFSDIYYENSAVFVAPENKFEQLDELQQETVGVQNGTSHQKYIQDKLEAKGMTARPYQSVQDALLDMSNGRINAVFADTAVVGDWLASNSGYAVLGERITDDGYFGTGFGIAVTKGNQVLLEQINQGLSKLKENGTYDNLYQQYFPK
- the artQ gene encoding arginine ABC transporter permease ArtQ → MLSHLMNASLMTLGLALTSLVLGLILAIMLCGAEMSRFTLLRWPATLLATVLRGLPEILVVFFIYFGSTQVLFLITDQYIEFSPFWCGVTALSLLFAAYGAQTLRGALNAVHQGQRQAAQALGLPPLYTFINITLPQTWRHALPGLGNQWLVLLKDTALVSLIGVHDLMFQAKAVASRTYEPFTWYGIAALIYLAITLVSQQGLQRLRRQVTRYD
- the artM gene encoding arginine ABC transporter permease ArtM; translation: MTDWVSSWINSGPNWLSYIPALLEGVNITLQITAAGLALGLCIALSLTWILERKVPVLAQLTEGYILLITGTPLLVQIFLIYYGPAQFTWIKESWAWHYLKEPMFCAILALGMNAGAYTCRLFKGALDAVPKGETLACQALGMSHWQMLSVKLRHAMRRVIPAYSNEVVLVLKGSSLASTISIMEIMGLAQRINGQTYDTLAVFGLAGAIYLILNGLLTWLFHRLEKRALQFQRAH